A section of the Acidobacterium capsulatum ATCC 51196 genome encodes:
- a CDS encoding Fe2+-dependent dioxygenase encodes MLLTIPDVFSPEQVATIRQKLDSAEWTDGRVTAGHQSALAKNNMQIPEGHPVAKEVGEWILQSLGQNPLFVSAALPMKVFPPLFNRYAGGQSFGTHVDNAIRHLKGTTHRVRSDLSATLFFSSPEEYDGGELIIEDTYGIHSVKLPAGHMVLYPSSSLHKVLPVTRGARVSSFFWMQSMVRDDGARTLLFDLDNVAQSVGAADVNAPNAVKLTGIYHNLLRRWAEV; translated from the coding sequence ATGCTTTTGACGATTCCTGATGTTTTTTCTCCCGAGCAGGTGGCAACGATCCGCCAGAAACTTGATTCCGCGGAGTGGACCGACGGCCGCGTGACGGCGGGGCACCAGTCAGCGCTCGCGAAAAACAATATGCAGATTCCTGAAGGCCATCCCGTAGCCAAAGAAGTAGGCGAGTGGATTTTGCAAAGCCTGGGGCAGAACCCGTTGTTTGTGTCGGCAGCCTTGCCGATGAAAGTGTTTCCGCCGCTCTTCAATCGCTACGCCGGCGGTCAATCTTTTGGAACGCATGTGGACAATGCGATTCGCCATCTGAAAGGAACCACGCATCGGGTGAGAAGCGATCTTTCGGCGACGCTTTTCTTCAGCAGCCCCGAGGAGTATGACGGTGGAGAGTTAATTATCGAAGATACCTACGGCATTCATTCGGTCAAGCTGCCTGCCGGGCACATGGTGCTTTATCCCTCCTCGAGCCTGCACAAAGTATTGCCGGTGACGCGAGGGGCGCGCGTGAGTTCGTTCTTCTGGATGCAAAGCATGGTGAGGGATGATGGCGCGCGCACGCTGCTCTTTGATCTCGACAATGTGGCGCAGAGTGTGGGTGCTGCGGATGTGAATGCGCCCAATGCCGTCAAGCTGACCGGCATTTATCACAATCTGTTGCGGCGCTGGGCAGAGGTGTAA